The Armatimonadota bacterium nucleotide sequence GACCGCGCGGGCGGCGGCCAATGGGCGTTGGGCCCACCATTTGTGAATTGCTGAAGGGTTGCCCCGATAGATGTAGCCTTCGCGAACTGAAGCGTCGTTGATTGCCTCTAGCGGAAGGGCAACTTCGATGAGTTTCTTGCGAATGGGTTTGTTCATTTCGGCACCTCGGCGCGGGCGAGGAGCTCGGCCATGTCGTAGTTCACACTCGTCACTCCAAAATCCGGCTCTCGCTGGAAAGGCGAGCGAACGTAGTGGGCGCGGTGGTTGTCGCCGTCGAGCTCGACGATGGCAAGAATGAAGTCTTCGGGTTTGTTCAGCGAAGTGAGAATCTCGTTTCGCGTGACGGTCACCGTGTCAGCTCCAGCGAAACGGCCTTTTACCTCGATGAATCGAAGCCGTCCGGTCCCTGGGACTCGGCTTTCAATATCATAGCCAAGTCGCTCGAATTCTCGGTCGGTCGGTTCGAAACCGAGTGACCTCTCGATGTCCATGATGATGGCTCGAGCTTTAGCGGCCGCAAGCTGAGTGTCTTTGTTCTGGTTTGGGCCTAGGCTGGTTCCCCTCATCTGAGCGATTAGCCCGATAGGCACGATAAGAAGGCCTCCCATGACTACGGGAGGCAAGGGAGCGAGCTGCCGCTCCTTCTGAAGCTCTTCCATGCGATTCTCGAGCCTGGCTTGCAGCTCGTCGGCTCGTTTGCGAGCCTCGTTGGAATTGAGGCGGGCATTCGTCTTCCCTGATTGTTCTTGAAGCTTCAACTCCTCGGCCCGGTGGTCCCAGTAGTTGATTTCCTTGGTGAGCCGGTCTTTGACGGCCGCCTCAGTCTTGGCGATGAGCTCCAGCTTTCGTGACTTAACCTCGTTCAGATGCTCGGGAACCACGTGCTCGATGGCGTGGCCCTGCGCTTGGTATTCAAGCTCTTTCGTTACCCATTGACACTCTGGACGAGAGAGCACATCGTTGATGCTCGGTTCTCCGTCAGCAAGCGGCCGATAGTCGAGATAGGGCGCATAGTTGACATGCTTGGTTTGTCCCTCTGAATCGATTTCGACGTAGAGGAGCCTCTTGGATACGACTCTTCGCTCTCCGCTCTTGGTGAAGCTG carries:
- a CDS encoding DUF3883 domain-containing protein; this translates as LERNRDLLKRGAVLVDESDTGTQPRVLFYLEHAIQDGSFTKSGERRVVSKRLLYVEIDSEGQTKHVNYAPYLDYRPLADGEPSINDVLSRPECQWVTKELEYQAQGHAIEHVVPEHLNEVKSRKLELIAKTEAAVKDRLTKEINYWDHRAEELKLQEQSGKTNARLNSNEARKRADELQARLENRMEELQKERQLAPLPPVVMGGLLIVPIGLIAQMRGTSLGPNQNKDTQLAAAKARAIIMDIERSLGFEPTDREFERLGYDIESRVPGTGRLRFIEVKGRFAGADTVTVTRNEILTSLNKPEDFILAIVELDGDNHRAHYVRSPFQREPDFGVTSVNYDMAELLARAEVPK